A single genomic interval of Mucilaginibacter robiniae harbors:
- a CDS encoding ATP-binding protein, with product MENTFGMDIIPDNDQERLAALQRYRILDTPTERAFDKVVELAAELFQVPVALISLVDAEQVFYKATVGMGDVRCGSRGHCVCALAIVNSECTIIENALQDPLFDHNPLVHGSFGLRFYAGAPLITHDGYFIGTICVIDTQPRLFNPQEEKVLKRMAAVVMEQIELRLTNLREAEKQARANNELAESYKKLAASEQRFQNILDTMAEGVGIIDLDGCLTYSNAMAQRILGLSQSEINKRTYYDAKWQNVRLDGTPLPKEDHPMSIMLNTGMAVYDYEIGVKPQEGEVFYLSINAAPIIDQNTGKITGGIATFMDVTNRRRVMQQKDEFISVASHELKTPVTSLTASMQLMERMIDNPKPAVISKLINQANKSLKKLNSLIKDLLNSTRISEGQLHLRKVEFTIADMITDCCHHIRTAGKHEIVLQGDLNLKIYADEQQIDQVVVNLVNNAVKYAPDSKEICITVGREKNRVKVSVADKGPGIDPDTIPHLFDRYYRADYSGIQFSGLGLGLYICAEIIRKHGGEIGVDSQLSEGSTFWFTLPLS from the coding sequence ATGGAAAACACATTTGGAATGGATATCATTCCGGATAATGATCAAGAACGTTTAGCAGCACTTCAACGATATCGCATACTGGATACACCTACTGAAAGAGCTTTTGATAAAGTTGTAGAACTAGCGGCCGAACTATTTCAGGTACCGGTGGCACTCATATCTTTAGTAGATGCCGAACAGGTATTTTACAAAGCCACAGTAGGCATGGGAGACGTGCGCTGCGGTAGCAGGGGCCATTGTGTTTGTGCATTAGCTATAGTAAATTCTGAGTGTACGATAATTGAAAATGCGCTGCAAGATCCATTATTTGATCATAACCCTTTGGTGCATGGTTCATTTGGTTTGCGCTTTTATGCAGGAGCGCCGCTAATTACACACGATGGTTATTTTATTGGAACTATTTGCGTTATAGATACGCAGCCAAGATTATTTAACCCGCAAGAGGAAAAAGTGTTGAAGCGCATGGCGGCTGTAGTAATGGAGCAGATTGAATTGCGATTAACCAATTTACGAGAGGCAGAAAAACAAGCTCGGGCTAATAATGAGCTTGCAGAATCGTACAAAAAACTTGCTGCCAGTGAACAACGCTTCCAAAATATACTAGATACCATGGCCGAAGGGGTAGGTATAATTGATCTGGATGGCTGTTTAACATACTCGAACGCTATGGCCCAACGTATACTGGGTTTGTCGCAAAGCGAAATCAATAAACGAACCTACTATGATGCTAAATGGCAAAATGTACGATTAGACGGTACGCCTCTGCCTAAGGAAGATCATCCGATGAGCATTATGCTAAATACGGGTATGGCAGTTTATGATTACGAGATTGGCGTAAAACCTCAAGAAGGTGAAGTGTTTTATCTATCTATTAACGCGGCACCAATTATTGATCAAAACACCGGAAAAATCACCGGCGGTATCGCAACCTTTATGGATGTAACCAACAGGCGCCGAGTTATGCAACAAAAAGATGAGTTTATCTCGGTAGCCAGTCATGAACTTAAAACTCCGGTAACCAGCCTTACGGCATCTATGCAACTCATGGAGCGGATGATTGATAATCCTAAACCGGCAGTAATAAGTAAACTTATCAATCAGGCTAATAAAAGTTTAAAGAAGCTGAACAGCTTGATTAAAGATTTACTTAACAGCACCCGCATTTCTGAGGGGCAACTCCATCTGCGTAAAGTAGAATTTACCATTGCTGATATGATTACTGACTGTTGTCATCATATTCGTACAGCTGGTAAACATGAAATTGTTTTGCAGGGAGACCTAAATTTGAAGATATATGCCGATGAGCAACAGATTGACCAAGTTGTAGTTAATTTGGTTAACAATGCGGTTAAGTATGCTCCTGATTCTAAAGAGATATGTATTACTGTTGGCCGTGAAAAAAATAGGGTTAAAGTATCTGTAGCAGACAAAGGCCCGGGCATCGATCCGGATACGATACCGCACTTGTTTGACCGCTACTACCGTGCCGATTATAGTGGTATACAATTCTCTGGGCTTGGCTTGGGACTATACATCTGTGCCGAGATTATTCGGAAACATGGTGGAGAAATTGGTGTAGATAGTCAATTAAGTGAAGGCAGTACTTTCTGGTTTACGCTGCCACTATCTTAG
- a CDS encoding SusC/RagA family TonB-linked outer membrane protein: protein MRENLYYLSLQAAPKHKIKNKILILCAVASLFNALPQNATAHTQNYNPADYRFEQLPQVPPKVTGKVTDEKGSPLIGVSIKVKGTTNGTVSDINGNFSVNVPDGTANPTLVVSYIGYLTQELAVNDRAQINVQLKESANALSDVVVVGYNTVKRTDVTSSVVSVSAEEIRSRPVANALQAIQGKAAGVDVTSSERPGEIGSIRIRGNRSLNATNNPLYVVDGIPLSSGGIENINPNDIEAIDILKDASATAIYGSRGANGVVVVTTKRGKAGRLSLEYVGTSTIEGIKDRLQLMNSGQYIEFRRDAYRRLTYLNNFNPTLYKYTNGYPNGAPTLAADAAIFPNDAVAFANIQKGYQNGAWDGSLVPTTDWTGMVKRTGVTQDHIVSASGGTDKVKAYSSFGFLHQEGTQLGQDYTRYSAKVSVDVNPVKWFAMGGTIDATFSKQNYGFSTTNATGPGSLYAAAQGMLPYAVPFDANGNRINLPGGDVNILNPIGEDQYNINLRKVTRTLGSFYAEVTFLKGLKYRVNFGPDFYNNNNGRWMDQNSINRGGGEPGSTNYAQLNQTNNLSWSLDNLIYFDKMIGKHSFGITLLQNSTSYRQETSSMTATKLPYNSQLWYQLNSVSALDAFSTNLVQSSLVSYLARFNYNFNSKYILTAFGRWDGASQLAPGHKWDFFPSLSLAWRLDQENFIKKISWIDELKLRAGVGITGNAAIGPYSTEGVLQTLYYTYGSSVQPGYVSSDASLANPISFPNPQLGWEHTRQYNLGIDFNVLKGRVNGALDLYTSRTTDLLLLRNILSINGYTTSLTNVGETANKGFEITLNTVNIKSRDFNWTSTLNFGANKDRIVSLANGKVNDINNLWFIGQRLNVYYDYVKDRIWQNTPEDLAEMAKYKANGQIFNPGDIKVVDQNGDYKIDANNDRVVRGSSSPSWTGGITNTFTYKGIELSAFIFSRWNYLIQTGAESLQGRFAQRVVNYWTPTNPTNDYPSPNYNSAAGDAFKSSMNYQDGSFIKIRNITLGYFIPTKLVKKVKLSRVKVYAQALNPGLIYSKVNWIDPDLGTSNYNRGVVFGINVGF from the coding sequence ATGAGAGAGAACCTCTACTATTTATCATTACAAGCCGCCCCAAAGCACAAAATCAAAAATAAGATTCTGATTTTGTGCGCTGTAGCATCACTGTTTAATGCACTACCCCAAAACGCTACAGCACACACCCAAAATTATAATCCTGCTGATTATCGATTTGAGCAATTACCCCAAGTGCCGCCTAAAGTTACTGGTAAAGTTACTGACGAGAAGGGTTCGCCTCTAATAGGTGTAAGCATCAAGGTAAAAGGTACCACCAATGGAACTGTAAGTGACATTAACGGTAACTTTTCCGTTAACGTTCCCGACGGTACAGCAAACCCTACCCTGGTAGTTTCTTACATAGGCTATTTAACCCAAGAGTTAGCTGTTAACGACCGTGCACAAATTAACGTGCAACTTAAAGAAAGTGCAAATGCCCTTAGCGATGTAGTGGTAGTAGGTTACAATACGGTAAAAAGAACTGATGTAACCTCTTCAGTAGTAAGTGTGAGTGCTGAAGAAATACGATCAAGGCCGGTAGCTAACGCCTTACAAGCCATACAGGGTAAAGCAGCCGGCGTAGATGTTACTTCCAGCGAGCGCCCGGGCGAAATAGGAAGTATTCGTATTCGTGGTAACCGTTCACTTAATGCTACCAACAACCCGTTGTATGTAGTTGATGGTATTCCGCTATCATCAGGAGGTATTGAAAATATCAATCCTAATGATATTGAAGCTATTGACATTTTGAAAGATGCTTCTGCAACAGCCATCTATGGTTCGCGTGGTGCTAACGGTGTAGTGGTGGTAACCACCAAACGCGGAAAAGCCGGCCGTTTATCGCTTGAATATGTTGGAACTTCAACCATTGAAGGTATTAAAGATAGGTTACAATTGATGAACTCAGGTCAATACATTGAGTTCCGCAGGGATGCCTATCGTCGTTTAACTTATTTAAACAACTTTAATCCAACCCTATATAAATACACCAATGGCTACCCTAATGGAGCACCAACGTTAGCTGCTGATGCCGCCATCTTTCCGAATGATGCCGTTGCCTTCGCCAATATTCAGAAAGGCTATCAAAACGGCGCCTGGGATGGTAGCCTAGTACCAACAACCGACTGGACAGGTATGGTGAAAAGAACAGGTGTTACTCAAGACCACATTGTGAGTGCCAGCGGCGGTACCGATAAAGTTAAAGCCTATAGTTCATTCGGATTTTTGCACCAGGAAGGTACGCAACTTGGTCAAGATTATACCCGTTACAGCGCCAAAGTAAGTGTGGATGTAAACCCGGTAAAATGGTTTGCCATGGGCGGTACTATTGATGCAACCTTTAGTAAACAGAATTACGGGTTTTCAACTACCAATGCTACCGGCCCGGGCAGTCTTTATGCCGCGGCTCAAGGCATGTTGCCATATGCTGTACCTTTTGATGCCAATGGCAACCGTATTAACCTGCCAGGTGGCGATGTTAATATTCTGAACCCCATTGGTGAAGATCAGTACAATATTAACCTGAGGAAGGTAACCCGAACTTTGGGTTCATTTTATGCAGAAGTTACTTTCCTGAAAGGCTTAAAATATCGCGTTAACTTCGGCCCTGATTTTTACAATAACAACAATGGCCGGTGGATGGATCAAAATTCTATCAACCGGGGCGGTGGCGAGCCTGGCTCAACCAATTACGCCCAGCTCAATCAAACCAATAATCTTTCCTGGTCGTTAGATAACTTGATTTACTTCGATAAAATGATAGGTAAGCATTCTTTTGGTATTACTTTATTACAAAACTCTACCTCGTACCGTCAGGAAACCTCAAGCATGACGGCTACCAAGCTGCCTTATAATAGCCAATTATGGTATCAGCTCAATTCTGTTAGTGCATTGGATGCATTCAGTACCAATCTGGTACAATCATCATTGGTATCTTACCTGGCTCGCTTCAACTATAATTTTAACAGTAAATATATTCTGACTGCTTTCGGCCGCTGGGATGGTGCTTCGCAATTAGCTCCCGGCCACAAATGGGATTTCTTCCCATCTTTATCCTTAGCTTGGCGCTTGGATCAGGAAAACTTCATCAAGAAAATTTCTTGGATAGATGAGTTGAAGCTAAGGGCAGGTGTTGGTATTACCGGTAATGCTGCCATTGGCCCTTACAGTACAGAAGGTGTATTACAAACTTTATATTACACTTATGGCAGCTCAGTACAACCCGGCTATGTTTCTTCGGATGCCTCGCTAGCAAACCCTATTTCTTTCCCCAATCCTCAGCTAGGCTGGGAACATACCCGCCAATACAACTTAGGTATTGATTTCAATGTACTGAAAGGCCGTGTTAATGGTGCTTTGGATTTATACACCTCCAGAACAACAGACCTGTTGCTATTACGCAACATTCTGTCAATTAATGGTTATACCACTTCCTTAACCAACGTGGGCGAAACTGCTAATAAAGGTTTTGAGATTACATTAAATACGGTAAACATCAAGAGCCGTGATTTTAATTGGACATCAACCCTAAATTTTGGTGCTAATAAAGACCGAATTGTAAGTTTGGCTAACGGTAAAGTGAATGATATTAACAACCTATGGTTTATTGGTCAGCGCTTAAACGTGTATTATGATTATGTTAAAGACCGTATATGGCAAAACACACCTGAAGACCTGGCCGAAATGGCAAAGTATAAAGCCAATGGTCAAATTTTCAACCCTGGCGATATTAAGGTAGTTGATCAGAATGGAGACTATAAAATTGATGCTAATAATGATCGTGTTGTGCGTGGCAGCAGCAGCCCCAGCTGGACAGGAGGTATCACCAACACATTTACTTACAAGGGCATTGAATTGTCAGCCTTTATCTTCTCACGTTGGAACTATCTTATACAAACCGGCGCCGAATCATTGCAAGGCCGTTTTGCCCAAAGGGTAGTAAACTATTGGACGCCAACCAACCCTACTAATGATTACCCGTCACCTAACTATAACAGTGCTGCTGGCGATGCTTTCAAAAGCTCTATGAACTATCAGGATGGCTCGTTCATCAAAATACGAAACATTACTTTGGGCTACTTCATCCCTACCAAGTTGGTTAAAAAAGTTAAACTATCGAGGGTGAAAGTTTATGCACAGGCACTTAATCCAGGGCTCATTTACTCGAAGGTTAATTGGATTGATCCCGATCTGGGCACATCCAACTATAACAGGGGTGTTGTATTTGGGATAAATGTTGGGTTCTAA
- a CDS encoding efflux RND transporter periplasmic adaptor subunit: MKYKFLLFAAISCTLYACSGNQKPVDLTANEDAKSTTNKSELGTITEKGLSTSIRLPGQLKPFNEVNLFPRVNGFVKKMYVDRGSIVRKGQLLVTLEAPEMQSQLQAANSRYLQAQETAVASQEKYQRLKQAAQEPGSVSPLDLDNALAKTKADAAIAGSERSNVASVRTMIGYLNIYAPFDGMIIQRNVSPGALVAPGKATDQPMLILQDIRRLRLEVNIPEDYVDKVNLSRPVQFTFNAMPGQQHTAKISRSANALGTMRQEAIEVDVMNISGKLKPGMYAEVQIPMLSGAKSLLVPNSAIVRSTEREYVVAVRSGKAALVDVKEGLTSHDSTEVFGNLKANEQIMLHASDDIKEGDAVK, encoded by the coding sequence AAAAGCCGGTTGATTTAACGGCTAATGAAGACGCCAAATCCACAACTAACAAAAGTGAGTTGGGCACCATAACGGAGAAAGGATTATCTACGTCCATCCGCTTACCCGGGCAGTTAAAGCCGTTTAATGAAGTAAACTTGTTCCCGAGAGTTAACGGCTTTGTGAAGAAGATGTATGTTGACCGCGGCTCCATAGTACGTAAGGGTCAGTTACTGGTTACGCTAGAAGCGCCCGAAATGCAATCACAATTGCAGGCAGCCAACTCCCGGTATTTACAAGCGCAGGAAACCGCTGTGGCCAGCCAAGAAAAATACCAACGTTTGAAACAAGCCGCTCAAGAACCCGGTTCGGTATCGCCGCTTGATCTGGACAATGCCCTGGCTAAAACAAAAGCCGATGCCGCTATTGCTGGCTCTGAGCGGTCTAACGTAGCTTCAGTACGTACCATGATTGGTTACCTGAACATTTACGCGCCGTTTGATGGCATGATTATTCAGCGTAATGTATCGCCAGGTGCACTGGTAGCACCCGGCAAGGCTACCGATCAGCCTATGTTGATTTTGCAAGATATTCGCAGACTGCGCCTGGAAGTAAACATACCGGAAGATTATGTGGATAAGGTAAACCTTTCACGTCCGGTACAATTTACGTTCAACGCCATGCCTGGTCAGCAGCATACGGCTAAAATCAGCCGTTCAGCTAACGCATTAGGTACCATGCGGCAGGAAGCTATAGAGGTGGATGTAATGAACATCTCCGGAAAGCTAAAACCGGGTATGTATGCGGAAGTTCAAATCCCGATGTTATCAGGCGCTAAATCATTGTTAGTACCTAATTCAGCCATTGTACGTTCAACCGAGCGGGAATATGTAGTGGCCGTACGTAGCGGCAAGGCTGCTCTTGTTGATGTAAAAGAAGGCTTAACCAGCCATGACTCTACCGAAGTTTTTGGCAACTTGAAAGCCAACGAACAAATTATGCTGCATGCCAGTGATGATATTAAAGAAGGTGATGCTGTGAAATAG
- a CDS encoding TonB-dependent receptor, whose protein sequence is MLNKLLSLFLLLLITKAGFSQSQVAGFIADNLTHSPIHGVTVIVDPGNRTDVTDEGGRFSFRNLPASARVITFSAVGYSKASIRLAEFKSGQTIYLAQHNTQLADVIIAAGNTNPYKAISETDIKLRGVSNSQEVLRIVPGLFIGQHQGGGKAEQIFLRGFDNDHGTDINMSVDGMPINMVSQAHGQGYADSHFIIPGTIENTVYEKGMYNAQKGDLAVTGFVDFHTADALNTNMIKLEAGQYNTYRVLGMVNLLSDKAKANNQSWYAASEYRYSNSYFDNPQHFQRFNFFTKYHGKLNANNWLTLSASTLYSKWNASGQIPESAVNDGSVGFYGALNPNEGGITSRTNLNAQLITTLPNHDLIKNQLYYSRYKFDLHTNFTFYLVDTVNGDEIRQREARNLYGYNGSYLHESYIGNHKLTTEAGLNARLDATTNSELSHTVNRYTLVDPIKLGDITELNAGAYLNETFQLTNRFTVNAGLRFDQFYYKYNNKLASDSTLNGAGIYKANNNIISPKLKLNYQASNKAQFYWFLGKGFHSNDTRVVVAEKGLQTLPAAYGTDLGTVLKPINNLLLNAAVWYSYLQKEYVYAGDGGTVDFSGRTRRIGFDLSARYQPVKTIYFDADLNYAHGRAIDDPKGANYIPLAPVWSSTGGITYIFKDGFNGSFRYRWLRDRPANEDYSLKAEGYFVNDLVLNYTKRKYEIGLTINNLFNVKWKETQFETVTRLKNQQAVDGIAFTAGTKFFAVGHISYFFK, encoded by the coding sequence ATGTTGAATAAACTTTTATCATTATTTCTTTTACTGCTAATCACTAAAGCAGGTTTCTCACAAAGTCAGGTTGCTGGTTTTATAGCAGATAATTTAACGCATAGCCCTATTCATGGGGTTACCGTAATTGTTGACCCTGGCAATCGAACCGATGTCACCGATGAAGGCGGACGATTTTCGTTCAGGAACCTGCCGGCATCGGCACGTGTAATTACATTTTCGGCGGTTGGTTATTCAAAAGCATCTATTCGCCTGGCTGAATTTAAAAGCGGACAAACCATTTACCTCGCACAGCATAATACCCAACTGGCCGATGTGATTATTGCAGCTGGCAATACAAACCCTTACAAAGCCATTAGCGAAACTGATATTAAGTTGCGTGGGGTTTCAAATTCACAGGAAGTCTTACGCATTGTGCCCGGTTTGTTTATCGGTCAGCACCAAGGTGGCGGGAAGGCTGAGCAGATTTTTTTACGAGGCTTTGATAACGATCATGGTACGGATATTAACATGAGTGTAGATGGGATGCCTATCAACATGGTATCACAAGCACACGGGCAAGGCTATGCCGACAGCCACTTCATCATTCCGGGAACTATTGAAAATACAGTTTACGAAAAAGGAATGTACAATGCCCAGAAAGGCGACTTGGCCGTAACTGGTTTTGTAGATTTTCATACTGCTGATGCCTTAAATACCAACATGATTAAGTTAGAGGCAGGACAGTACAATACCTACCGTGTGTTAGGCATGGTCAACTTGTTAAGTGATAAAGCTAAGGCTAATAACCAATCCTGGTATGCCGCCTCTGAATACCGCTACAGCAATAGTTACTTTGACAATCCGCAGCATTTTCAGCGCTTCAACTTCTTTACAAAATATCATGGCAAACTTAATGCTAACAACTGGCTTACTCTATCAGCCTCAACCCTGTACAGTAAGTGGAACGCATCGGGCCAGATACCTGAAAGTGCGGTTAATGATGGTAGCGTAGGTTTTTACGGCGCATTAAACCCCAATGAAGGTGGTATTACCTCACGTACTAACCTGAATGCACAACTAATAACCACACTGCCCAATCATGATTTAATTAAAAACCAACTATACTACTCACGTTACAAGTTTGATTTACATACCAATTTTACTTTTTACCTGGTAGATACCGTAAACGGCGATGAGATACGCCAGCGCGAAGCTCGGAACCTGTATGGCTATAATGGTAGCTACCTGCATGAAAGTTATATTGGCAATCATAAGCTAACCACCGAAGCTGGACTAAATGCCCGATTAGACGCTACTACGAATTCTGAACTTTCACATACGGTTAACCGATATACGCTGGTTGACCCAATCAAGTTGGGCGATATAACTGAACTGAATGCTGGTGCTTACCTGAATGAAACGTTTCAGCTGACCAATCGCTTTACTGTAAACGCCGGTTTGCGTTTCGATCAGTTTTATTATAAATACAATAACAAGCTGGCATCTGATAGTACTTTAAACGGTGCCGGAATTTACAAGGCTAACAATAATATCATCAGCCCTAAGCTGAAATTGAACTATCAAGCCAGTAACAAGGCCCAGTTTTACTGGTTTTTAGGTAAAGGCTTTCACTCGAACGATACTCGTGTTGTGGTGGCCGAAAAAGGTTTACAAACTTTACCCGCAGCTTACGGTACTGATTTAGGTACCGTATTAAAACCCATAAATAATCTGTTACTAAATGCCGCGGTTTGGTACAGCTATCTGCAAAAAGAATACGTGTATGCAGGTGATGGTGGAACGGTAGATTTTAGTGGCCGTACCCGCCGTATTGGGTTCGACCTTTCAGCACGTTACCAGCCGGTGAAAACCATTTACTTTGATGCTGATTTAAATTATGCACATGGTAGAGCCATTGATGATCCGAAAGGGGCTAATTACATCCCGTTAGCGCCTGTATGGAGTAGTACCGGCGGTATAACGTACATTTTTAAAGATGGCTTTAACGGAAGTTTTCGTTATCGCTGGCTAAGGGATAGACCGGCTAATGAAGATTACAGCTTGAAAGCAGAAGGCTATTTTGTAAACGATTTAGTGCTGAACTATACCAAGCGTAAGTATGAAATCGGGTTAACCATTAATAACCTGTTCAACGTGAAATGGAAAGAAACACAGTTTGAAACCGTAACCCGCCTGAAAAACCAGCAGGCGGTTGATGGTATTGCGTTTACCGCAGGTACCAAGTTTTTTGCCGTTGGGCATATTAGCTACTTTTTCAAATAA
- a CDS encoding RagB/SusD family nutrient uptake outer membrane protein, with translation MKQISKLIYSAAAATCLMVAPTSCKKSFLDENQITKLTTQNFQTASGLDGLSIGMYQSLRFHFNYEWAYSTTNYGTDEFDVGGDRTEQMFNSYDANLTSQNGDVSSVWDNMYENINSANIMIQNVPQYYGGGANANTRLGEGYFMRAFDYFKLVKQFGGVPLKLVPSTNIEEEFTRATAQATCDQIVQDFTQAYNLLPATVSETGRLTKWAAAHFLAKVYLYRASEINSDWNSKTMTDDLQNAIKYADLVINTGGFSLATNFSDLWNFTTVDGSNETNKEIILAAQFSNNTATQGRYGNQVHLYYPSIYQNLPGMQRDIPGDREFQRLRTTDYAIDVYDRVNDSRFWKSFKTRYLCNKPSSAPTWTATTAPNASLVGKAKFAGGEESILYIVNGAGDSRYTSSNIALRAPSMYVRYFAGQAENMLGGHGNYGTSQYVALSKFMDGSRNAVASQFGQRDGILARLAETYLIAAEAYGRLGQYGSAIPYLNKVRDRAAYKAGEDRSAYVDGGIAYKNNTAANTAQYVSYSDKNTYFESNNIPVTTTSTLSSMHLNSEADIFNSNTEFYTKVGAASQSDKFIAFILNERSRELMGELMRWEDLSRTKTLLARATAFNDEAKPIIPKHLLRPIPQTYLDGVKQNGSILTGAQKTAVQNPGW, from the coding sequence ATGAAACAAATATCAAAACTTATATATAGTGCCGCTGCTGCAACTTGCCTGATGGTGGCACCTACCTCCTGCAAAAAAAGCTTTTTGGATGAGAACCAAATCACCAAACTAACTACGCAGAACTTTCAAACCGCCAGCGGACTGGATGGCTTATCCATCGGCATGTATCAAAGCTTGCGCTTCCACTTTAACTATGAGTGGGCTTATTCAACCACCAACTATGGCACAGATGAATTTGACGTTGGTGGCGACCGTACCGAGCAGATGTTTAACTCTTACGATGCCAACTTAACGTCACAAAACGGTGATGTATCATCAGTGTGGGATAACATGTATGAGAATATTAATTCTGCCAATATCATGATTCAGAACGTGCCACAGTATTATGGAGGCGGTGCTAATGCCAACACCCGTTTGGGTGAAGGTTACTTTATGCGGGCATTCGATTACTTTAAGCTGGTAAAGCAATTTGGTGGTGTACCTTTAAAACTAGTGCCTTCTACTAATATTGAAGAAGAGTTTACCCGTGCAACTGCACAAGCAACTTGTGACCAGATTGTACAGGACTTTACCCAGGCTTACAATTTATTACCCGCTACTGTATCTGAAACCGGGCGGCTGACTAAATGGGCGGCTGCTCACTTTTTGGCTAAAGTGTACTTATACCGAGCTAGTGAAATTAACAGCGATTGGAACAGCAAGACCATGACCGATGATTTACAAAACGCTATTAAATATGCCGATTTGGTAATTAATACAGGCGGCTTTTCGCTGGCAACAAACTTTAGCGATTTATGGAACTTCACGACTGTTGATGGTTCTAATGAAACCAATAAAGAAATCATTTTGGCTGCACAGTTTTCCAACAATACGGCAACGCAAGGGCGTTATGGCAACCAGGTACACTTGTATTATCCTTCCATATATCAAAACCTGCCTGGTATGCAGCGCGACATTCCAGGTGACCGTGAGTTTCAACGCTTGCGCACTACTGATTATGCAATAGATGTATATGACCGTGTGAATGACTCCCGGTTCTGGAAAAGCTTTAAAACCAGATACCTGTGCAACAAGCCCTCTTCTGCCCCAACCTGGACGGCTACAACTGCACCCAACGCCAGCTTAGTAGGCAAAGCTAAATTTGCTGGCGGCGAAGAATCTATTTTGTATATTGTTAATGGTGCTGGTGATAGCCGCTATACCTCATCGAACATTGCCCTGCGTGCACCTTCTATGTACGTACGTTACTTTGCCGGACAAGCCGAGAATATGTTAGGCGGACATGGCAACTATGGCACCAGCCAATATGTAGCGCTATCAAAATTCATGGATGGTTCGCGTAATGCGGTAGCTTCCCAGTTCGGTCAGCGCGATGGCATTCTGGCCCGTTTGGCTGAAACTTACCTAATTGCAGCTGAGGCTTATGGTCGCTTGGGCCAATACGGCAGTGCCATTCCATACCTGAACAAAGTTCGTGATCGCGCAGCATACAAAGCAGGCGAAGACCGCTCGGCTTACGTAGATGGTGGTATAGCTTACAAAAATAACACGGCTGCCAATACGGCTCAGTATGTATCTTACTCGGATAAGAATACTTATTTTGAATCGAACAACATACCGGTTACTACAACTAGTACCCTAAGCAGTATGCACCTGAACAGTGAAGCCGACATTTTTAATTCGAACACAGAATTTTATACTAAAGTTGGTGCTGCATCTCAGTCAGATAAGTTTATCGCTTTCATCTTAAATGAACGCTCCAGAGAACTGATGGGTGAACTAATGCGCTGGGAAGATTTATCGCGCACTAAAACGCTGTTAGCACGTGCTACAGCTTTTAATGATGAGGCTAAACCTATTATACCTAAACATTTACTACGCCCTATTCCGCAAACTTATTTGGACGGTGTTAAACAAAACGGCTCCATACTAACAGGAGCGCAAAAAACGGCAGTACAAAATCCTGGCTGGTAA